A part of Salmo trutta chromosome 15, fSalTru1.1, whole genome shotgun sequence genomic DNA contains:
- the LOC115148403 gene encoding zinc finger protein 501-like: protein TPKPERQHHCSHCEKSFCWLRNLKLHEKTHTGKKPFQCSQCGKSFTMLANLKRHERIHTGEKPYHCSHCGMSFTQTGHLKSHERIHTGEKPFQCSQCGKSFTKKGQLKEHERIHKGEKPFQCSHCGKSFTLIGNLKKHAKLHTGEMPFQCSQCEKSFAVLANLKRHERIHTGERPYHCSHCEKRFIQLGDLKAHERIHTGEKPFQCSHCEKSFIHLGYLKAHERTHTGEKSFQCSHCEKTFSVLANLKRHERIHTGEKPYHCSHCGMSFTQTGHLKAHERMHTGEKPFHCSQCGKSFAKKGPLKEHERIHRIKAFPMLPVWKAFYLVKQPEGA, encoded by the coding sequence acgcccaaaccagagagacaacaccactgctcccactgtgaaaagagttttTGCTGGTTAAGGAACCTAAAACTGCATGagaagacacacacaggaaaaaagcctttccaatgttcccagtgtggaaagagttttaccatgttagctaacctgaaaaggcatgagagaatacacacaggagaaaagccttatcactgttcccactgtggaatgagttttactCAGACAGGGCACCTAAAATCTCatgagaggatacacacaggagaaaagcctttccaatgttcccagtgtggaaaaagtTTTACTAAGAAAGGGCAAttaaaagagcatgagagaatacacaaaggagaaaagccattccaatgttcccattgtggaaagagttttactctaATAGGAAACCTAAAAAAGCATGCGAAACTACACACCGGAGAAatgcctttccaatgttcccagtgtgaaaagagttttgccgtgttagctaacctgaaaaggcatgagagaatacacacaggagaaaggccttaccactgttcccactgtgaaaaGAGGTTTATTCAGTTAGGGGACCTAAAAgctcatgagagaatacacacaggagaaaagcctttccaatgttcccactgtgaaaagagttttatTCATTTAGGGTACCTAAAAgctcatgagaggacacacacaggagaaaagtctttccaatgttcccattgtgaAAAGACTTTTAGCGTTTTagctaacctgaaaaggcatgagagaatacacactggagaaaagccttatcactgttcccactgtggaatgagttttactCAGACAGGGCACCTAAAAGCTCACGAGAGGatgcacacaggagaaaagcctttccattgttcccagtgtggaaagagttttgctaaGAAAGGTCCGttaaaagagcatgagagaatacacaggataaaagcctttccaatgctcccagtgtggaaagcgttttaccTGGTTAAGCAGCCTGAAGGAGCATAA